In Gopherus evgoodei ecotype Sinaloan lineage chromosome 10, rGopEvg1_v1.p, whole genome shotgun sequence, a single window of DNA contains:
- the WDR93 gene encoding WD repeat-containing protein 93 isoform X1: protein MPVYIRKHPLEIPPPSENDWIKKDEEENFFLQDPDQIFDSLPQPFRMINKLVTLVFEQAWEIIEKREALREAQIRKVKPTLYLPTAEFQVMGRANCLAASGQHVFVGLSTGLAVFNMPSCKRICAWESTKLEICAIRVSNLGNETHLLITVDDMGLARLFYFYRDSLLLIKVLNEVEEISKRNTCVEAELSQGGHYAGILLQGSTEAWLEIYRLPKESWLKETDHSQAAAAVSSFRERRFSQASMKSLELLGEGSAETESPTSANRVETKLSLPVMLLKVRSPKPLTGSTFKSPLEALMKIDDGSVIGLGQNHMIKDYQWEQQDEIFHSIFEKHLERESEPDSKEEKPSHAVFHFLLPSRILQIEPEIKALPDVPTGISVHWNGSHNLCLYLLTRPSKEKTDAEIKPDTVWPCAAPITSSAVTSCSSYMALACEDGMITVWDRCLGFPLAVTALPEGCLSRTIHFLQTSAAPRDQLPRPKVQLLVLCTDGSLHLVTVSGPRESRTVLLAERSEDPDQTISAVAPIPAFPGAVLVFSWDGTVCLTDTATPQTVCHFITPPSHTVASPWQPVFTVDATNQCLLLRGRESDTEGNGWRELPATMHSCHRWEGKGGPGSPAPAKEFQVSKSWEIEGSTHNMKWGWGFPVWLPDLHNLPQTLGQLALLCDICAPLSGCTLAPLKAAHRSDAGLSVPPTGERQQGLKTLNIIAWAMGTAVCVPCFNCYTG from the exons ATGCCAGTATATATCCGGAAACATCCCCTGGAGATCCCTCCACCTTCTGAAAACGACTGGATTAAGAAGGATGAGGAAGAAAATTTCTTCCTGCAGGATCCCGATCAAATCTTTGATTCGTTGCCTCAGCCCTTCCGGATGATCAATAAACTGGTGACTTTAGTATTCGAGCAGGCCTGGGAAATTATTGAGAAGAGGGAGGCACTCCGAGAGGCACAGATACGGAAGGTCAAGCCCACGTTGTACCTGCCCACAGCTGAATTCCAG GTGATGGGAAGAGCCAACTGCCTTGCAGCCTCTGGACAGCATGTCTTTGTTGGGCTCTCCACAGGGCTTGCGGTTTTCAACATGCCCAGCTGTAAACGGATCTGTGCTTGGGAGTCAACCAAGCTAGAGATTTGTGCCATCCGTGTTTCCAACCTTGGCAATGAGACCCATCTTCTCATTACTGTGGATGACATGG GACTTGCCCgactcttttatttttacagggaCAGCCTGCTGCTCATCAAAGTCCTAAACGAAGTG GAAGAGATCAGCAAGAGAAACACCTGCGTAGAGGCGGAGCTCTCCCAGGGGGGCCATTATGCAGGCATCCTGTTGCAAG GCAGCACAGAAGCTTGGCTGGAGATCTACCGATTGCCTAAGGAGTCCTGGCTGAAGGAGACAGACCATTCccaggcagctgcagcagtgTCATCTTTCAGGGAGAGGCGGTTCAGCCAGGCGTCTATG AAAAGTCTGGAACTGCTGGGAGAGGGCTCTGCAGAAACG GAATCACCCACGTCTGCAAACAGAGTTGAAACTAAGCTGAGTCTCCCAGTAATGCTGCTGAAGGTCAGGTCGCCCAAACCTCTGACAG GAAGCACTTTTAAAAGCCCTTTGGAGGCCCTGATGAAGATTGATGATGGCAGCGTGATAGGCTTGGGGCAGAATCACATGATCAAAGACTACCAATGGGAACAGCAGGATGAAATCTTTCACAGCATCTTCGAAAAGCATCTGGAGAGAGAAAGTGAGCCTGACAGCAAGGAGGAGAAACCCAG CCACGCTGTGTTCCATTTTCTCCTGCCCAGCCGGATACTGCAGATCGAACCCGAAATCAAAGCACTGCCAG ATGTGCCCACTGGCATCAGTGTGCATTGGAATGGAAGCCACAATCTCTGCCTGTATTTACTCACCCGGCCATCAAAGGAGAAAACGG ATGCTGAGATCAAACCTGACACTGTCTGGCCATGTGCCGCTCCAATCACCAGCTCAGCTGTCACCTCCTGCTCCTCTTACATGGCTCTGGCATGTGAAGATGGGATGATAACGGTGTGGGACAGATGTCTAG GATTCCCACTAGCTGTGACTGCCCTTCCAGAGGGATGTCTCAGCCGCACCATCCACTTCCTGCAGACATCTGCAGCCCCAAGGGACCAGCTGCCTAGGCCCAAAGTGCAGCTTCTGGTGCTGTGTACGGATGGGTCTCTCCACCTGGTTACAGTGTCAGGGCCCAGAGAGTCCAGGACCGTGCTCCTGGCAGAGAG GTCTGAGGACCCAGATCAGACCATCAGCGCAGTAGCACCGATTCCAGCCTTTCCTGGTGCA GTGCTGGTGTTCTCCTGGGATGGCACAGTGTGCCTCACAGACACTGCCACGCCACAGACTGTTTGCCACTTCATCACCCCACCCTCTCACACAGTAGCATCCCCCTGGCAACCAGTGTTTACCGTGGATGCCACTAACCAATGTCTGCTCCTCCGAGGTAGGGAGTCTGACACAGAAGGGAATGGGTGGAGGGAACTACCTGCTACCATGCACTCCTGTCACAGGTGGGAGGGAAAAGGGGGCCCTGGATCTCCAGCTCCTGCCAAGGAGTTTCAAGTTAGCAAGTCCTGGGAGATAGAAGGGTCAACTCACAATatgaaatgggggtggggtttcCCAGTGTGGCTGCCAGATCTGCACAACCTGCCCCAGACACTAGGCCAATTAGCATTGCTGTGCGACATCTGTGCACCGTTATCTGGCTGCACGCTGGCCCCACTGAAAGCTGCTCACAGGTCGGACGCTGGCCTTTCAGTGCCTCCtactggggagaggcagcagggacTGAAAACTTTAAACATCATTGCTTGGGCCATGGGGACTGCAGTGTGTGTCCCATGCTTCAATTGCTATACAGGATGA
- the WDR93 gene encoding WD repeat-containing protein 93 isoform X2 → MPVYIRKHPLEIPPPSENDWIKKDEEENFFLQDPDQIFDSLPQPFRMINKLVTLVFEQAWEIIEKREALREAQIRKVKPTLYLPTAEFQVMGRANCLAASGQHVFVGLSTGLAVFNMPSCKRICAWESTKLEICAIRVSNLGNETHLLITVDDMGLARLFYFYRDSLLLIKVLNEVEEISKRNTCVEAELSQGGHYAGILLQGSTEAWLEIYRLPKESWLKETDHSQAAAAVSSFRERRFSQASMKSLELLGEGSAETESPTSANRVETKLSLPVMLLKVRSPKPLTGSTFKSPLEALMKIDDGSVIGLGQNHMIKDYQWEQQDEIFHSIFEKHLERESEPDSKEEKPSHAVFHFLLPSRILQIEPEIKALPDVPTGISVHWNGSHNLCLYLLTRPSKEKTDAEIKPDTVWPCAAPITSSAVTSCSSYMALACEDGMITVWDRCLGFPLAVTALPEGCLSRTIHFLQTSAAPRDQLPRPKVQLLVLCTDGSLHLVTVSGPRESRTVLLAERSEDPDQTISAVAPIPAFPGAVLVFSWDGTVCLTDTATPQTVCHFITPPSHTVASPWQPVFTVDATNQCLLLRGDEQQQQAGLPTQPKDNQSSIFLFYFDSYQSMKVFPAVSEPPPDSLQHLPWDERCDIFLRDRLQHLPGLSQQVPKCWSQLRKHAAALQRKSRKK, encoded by the exons ATGCCAGTATATATCCGGAAACATCCCCTGGAGATCCCTCCACCTTCTGAAAACGACTGGATTAAGAAGGATGAGGAAGAAAATTTCTTCCTGCAGGATCCCGATCAAATCTTTGATTCGTTGCCTCAGCCCTTCCGGATGATCAATAAACTGGTGACTTTAGTATTCGAGCAGGCCTGGGAAATTATTGAGAAGAGGGAGGCACTCCGAGAGGCACAGATACGGAAGGTCAAGCCCACGTTGTACCTGCCCACAGCTGAATTCCAG GTGATGGGAAGAGCCAACTGCCTTGCAGCCTCTGGACAGCATGTCTTTGTTGGGCTCTCCACAGGGCTTGCGGTTTTCAACATGCCCAGCTGTAAACGGATCTGTGCTTGGGAGTCAACCAAGCTAGAGATTTGTGCCATCCGTGTTTCCAACCTTGGCAATGAGACCCATCTTCTCATTACTGTGGATGACATGG GACTTGCCCgactcttttatttttacagggaCAGCCTGCTGCTCATCAAAGTCCTAAACGAAGTG GAAGAGATCAGCAAGAGAAACACCTGCGTAGAGGCGGAGCTCTCCCAGGGGGGCCATTATGCAGGCATCCTGTTGCAAG GCAGCACAGAAGCTTGGCTGGAGATCTACCGATTGCCTAAGGAGTCCTGGCTGAAGGAGACAGACCATTCccaggcagctgcagcagtgTCATCTTTCAGGGAGAGGCGGTTCAGCCAGGCGTCTATG AAAAGTCTGGAACTGCTGGGAGAGGGCTCTGCAGAAACG GAATCACCCACGTCTGCAAACAGAGTTGAAACTAAGCTGAGTCTCCCAGTAATGCTGCTGAAGGTCAGGTCGCCCAAACCTCTGACAG GAAGCACTTTTAAAAGCCCTTTGGAGGCCCTGATGAAGATTGATGATGGCAGCGTGATAGGCTTGGGGCAGAATCACATGATCAAAGACTACCAATGGGAACAGCAGGATGAAATCTTTCACAGCATCTTCGAAAAGCATCTGGAGAGAGAAAGTGAGCCTGACAGCAAGGAGGAGAAACCCAG CCACGCTGTGTTCCATTTTCTCCTGCCCAGCCGGATACTGCAGATCGAACCCGAAATCAAAGCACTGCCAG ATGTGCCCACTGGCATCAGTGTGCATTGGAATGGAAGCCACAATCTCTGCCTGTATTTACTCACCCGGCCATCAAAGGAGAAAACGG ATGCTGAGATCAAACCTGACACTGTCTGGCCATGTGCCGCTCCAATCACCAGCTCAGCTGTCACCTCCTGCTCCTCTTACATGGCTCTGGCATGTGAAGATGGGATGATAACGGTGTGGGACAGATGTCTAG GATTCCCACTAGCTGTGACTGCCCTTCCAGAGGGATGTCTCAGCCGCACCATCCACTTCCTGCAGACATCTGCAGCCCCAAGGGACCAGCTGCCTAGGCCCAAAGTGCAGCTTCTGGTGCTGTGTACGGATGGGTCTCTCCACCTGGTTACAGTGTCAGGGCCCAGAGAGTCCAGGACCGTGCTCCTGGCAGAGAG GTCTGAGGACCCAGATCAGACCATCAGCGCAGTAGCACCGATTCCAGCCTTTCCTGGTGCA GTGCTGGTGTTCTCCTGGGATGGCACAGTGTGCCTCACAGACACTGCCACGCCACAGACTGTTTGCCACTTCATCACCCCACCCTCTCACACAGTAGCATCCCCCTGGCAACCAGTGTTTACCGTGGATGCCACTAACCAATGTCTGCTCCTCCGAG GGgatgaacagcagcagcaggctggtcTGCCGACACAGCCCAAGGACAATCAAAGCTCcatcttccttttttattttgattccTACCAGTCCATGAAGGTTTTCCCAGCAGTATCGGAGCCTCCTCCTGACTCCTTGCAGCACCTGCCATGGGACGAGAGATGTGACATTTTCCTCCGTGACAG GCTGCAGCACCTGCCAGGACTCAGCCAGCAGGTACCCAAGTGCTGGAGCCAGCTGCGGAAGCATGCAGCCGCCCTGCAGAGGAAGAGCCGGAAGAagtga